The following is a genomic window from Nitrospira sp..
AGCACCGCGTCAAGATCGCCCACCTTGTTCGCCCGCAGACCGACGGCCCCGTAGGCTTCCGCCAGCTTCACAAAGTCCGGCGTATTCTCCAGATCGCTGGACGCATAGCGGCCCTGGTAGAACAAATCCTGCCACTGCCGCACCATGCCGTGGAACCGGTTGTTCAGAATAATGATCTTGACCGGAAGCTTGTTGACGACCGCCGTGGCCATTTCCTGCATATTCATCTGAATGCTGCCGTCTCCCGCAATGCAGAGCACCAGCCGTCCTGGAAAGGCCGCCTGCGCGCCCATCGCCGCGGGAAATCCAAAGCCCATGGTCCCCAGCCCACCGGACGTCAACCAGCGATTCGGCTTCGCCAGCTTGAAATACTGCGCGGCCCACATCTGATGCTGGCCCACATCGGTGGCGACAATCGGGTCCCGGTCTTTCGTGAGTTCATACAGACGCTTCACCACGTACTGCGGCTTGATGGGTCCCTCCGCATCCTGCTGATACGCCAATGGATGGGCGGCTTCCCACTCTCGAATTTGCGTCCACCACGGTTTCCGCAATTCCTTCTGCTCGCCATTCACCGACGCGCGAAGAATCTGATTCAGCTCGCGCAGAACGGTCTTGCAGTCTCCGACGATCGGAATATCGACGTGGATGTTTTTTCTGATCGAGGTCGGATCGATATCGACATGAATCACTTTGGCATAGGGACAAAACTCCGACACCTTCCCAGTCACCCGGTCGTCGAAGCGCGCGCCGATCGCAATGACGAGGTCGGAATAATGCATCGCCATGTTGGCTTGATAAGTCCCGTGCATGCCCAGCATGCCCAGCGACAACTGATGTTCGCCAGGGAATGCTCCAAGGCCCATCAACGTCATATCGACTGGAATCTGCGTCAGTTCAGCCAGCTCGATCAATTCCGCCGAAGCCCCCGAAAACACCACGCCGCCGCCGACGTAAAGAATCGGTTTCTTGGCCTTCATGATGGCTTCGGCCGCCTGCTTGATCTGCCACTTGTTGCCGTCGTACGTCGGGTTGTATCCGCGGATCGAGACGGAGTTGGGATAGACAAATTCCGTCGTCGCCATCGAAACGTCTTTGGGAATATCGACGAGAACCGGACCGGGCCGGCCCGTCGTCGCGATGTAGAACGCCTCTTTGATCGTCATTGCAAGATCGGCAACATCCTTCACCAAGAAGTTGTATTTGGTGCAGGGGCGGCTGAGCCCGATATTGTCGGCTTCCTGAAACGCATCGTTGCCGATCAAGCTCGTAGGCACCTGGCCGCTGAAGCAGACCAGCGGAACGGAATCCATGTAGGCATCGGCTAGAGCCGTAATGACATTCGTCATGCCGGGACCGGACGTCACCAAGCACACGCCCGCTTTCCCCGTCGCCTTGGCATAGCCCTCGGCCATGTGGCCGGCGCCCTGCTCATGCCGCGTTAAGATGACCTCTAGGTCTTTCTGCTGATGAAGCATGTCGAACAGCTTGAGCACCACGCCACCCGGCAGCGCAAAGATCGTTTTGACGCCTTCGCGCTTCAGGCACTCGATAAAAATCTCAGATCCGTTGAGCTTCATATCGTTTCCCTCCCCCGGATACCCGGAGTACTGTTTTCAAGAACGTGCAGCCCTTCACAAGATGGCCAGAAGAGGCCTCCGGTCGATCCACCAAGAAATTTGTGCAATATCAATAGGAAAGAATGGGAGATCCTAACACCACGCCAGATAAGGGGTCAAGAGCCGCTCGGCCATCGCACCTCCTCAACGCCGCCGAAACGACAAGGGAAACGAGTCATTGCCGGAGACAAAAAAGCGCGAGCGAGGAAACCTATAAGCCGGATTCTGTCCCGCATGAACCGGAGTCCATGCCTGGGTGATCATTTCTCTGGGATTCGAGTTACCCCGAACCTCGAGCGACCTACCCGAAGACCTCGACCGGGCCAGTCGTTGCGCCGCGCCCTTGCGAGCGCCGCACGTGTCTTCCTATTTGGCCTTGCACCGGGCGACGCTTACCGTGCCAGCGATGTCACCATCCCTGCGGTGGGCTCTTACCCCGCCGTTTCACCCTTACCTGAGCCGCAGCGGCGAGAGCGAATCCCGTCGCCTTGGCCATCGGCGGTTTGTTTTCTGTGGTGCAGGTGTCGGATTGCTCCGCCTGGGGATTACCCAGCGCCCCGCCCATGGAGTCCGGACTTTCCTCCCGGCACACAAGGTACCGAGCGATCACCCAGTCTCCTCTCTCGCGCCGCCGCAGTATAGGGGAAGGAGGCGGACAGTGACAAGGATCCGCCGCGCCGGACGCCCCAATGAAGCCCTGATCGATCGGCAAAACCTTTTCTACGATCCTCCGACAACCGGCAAGTTCGCCGCCGGCACGGGCGGCTTCGTCTCGTAGATCGCCATCGCTTCTGGCATCCACTTCTTTAATTGTGCAATACGAGTCTCATGACCAGGGTGGGTGGACAAGAATTCGGCCTGAGCGCCTCCACCTGAATGCTGCGCCATCCGCTCCCATAAATGAACGGACTCACGCGGATCGTAGCCCGCATCGGCGGCCAAAAGAATCCCGATATAGTCGGCCTCCGACTCGTGCTTCCGGCTAAATGGCAAGAGGACACCGACCTGGGCGCCTGCCCCCAGCGCCGCCATCGCCGCTTGCGACATTAACCCGTTGCTACCGCTGGCGCCGGCGGCCGCACCTGCCACTTGCAACGCCGCGTTCGTCAATTGCCCCTGACTCATTCGCTCCGCCCCATGCCGCGCCAAAGCATGAACGACCTCATGCCCCATGACCGCCGCCAACCCGGCCTCTGTTTTCGCGACTGAAAAGATTCCGGTATAGACCGCAATCTTTCCACCCGGCAACGCAAACGCGTTCAACGTCTTGTCATCTTTAATCACTGTGACTTCCCACTGAAACTGTTGCGCCATCTCTCCGTACTTCGAGCGTTTCGCCGCCTCGATAATCCGCGCCGCCACGCGCTTGACCGGCTCGATCTCGCGCAGATCCTGCGACGGCTTCATTTTTGGGTCGCTTTTCACCTGGCTATAGGCTTGCGCGCCCATTTGATTTTCCTCTTCGACCGACGTCATGAGCAACTGCGAGCGCCCCGTGTAGGGATTCGTTTCGCATCCGCCAATCCCCAACAACACACAGAGCATGACTCCAGCCACTGTGAATCGCCTTATCCGCATCCCGTGCCTCATAGATATGTCTCCGTGCATCTGCTCATCAGTTTCATCATCTGAATAAATTGACCGCCCCCGCTCGATTCGATAGATTACCGCGCCCTAGCTATTTTTTCTACCGGGAGATCCGAGTGGCCAGCCCTCCCCCATCCATCGAACGCATCGGCATCGACGAGTCGGGAAAAGGCGACTACTTTGGCCCGCTCGTGATTGCCGCCGTCTTTGTGGATGCCGTAACCCAAGACGAACTGGCCCTCATGCAGGTGCGAGACAGCAAGAAAATCTCGGACGGCCGGATCCTTGACATGGCGCCGGACATCAAACGCATCTGCCCCCACAGCATCGTCGCCATCGGCCCGCAGAAATACAATGAACTGTACGCAAAGATAAAGAACTTGAATCGCTTGCTGGCCTGGGGTCATGCCCGCGCCCTGGAAAATCTGCTCGATAAGGTATCGTCTACTCGCGCGATTGCCGATCAATTCGGAGACGAGCGGCTGATTCTGAACGCACTCCAAGCCAAGGGCCGCACGATTGTGCTGGAACAACGCCACAAAGCCGAATCAGACATGGCCGTCGCCGCAGCGTCGATCCTCGCGCGCGCCGAGTTTTTGACTCGACTTAACCGGCTATCCGAAGAGGTGGGGGTAACACTTCCGAAGGGAGCATCGGCCACCGTAGAACTAGCCGCTCGAATGGTGGTGAAGAAACACGGACAGGAACGGCTGGAACAGGTCGCAAAGATGCACTTCAAAACAACTCAAGCCGTACTGGCAAGACTCGCCTAGCGCAGTTTCTTGCGGCTGTGTCCAGTCTTGTGCGATTGCCTCCTGGTTACTATGTGACCTGGGGGGCCAATTCGAGAATGAACAGCGCGCTATGGCTCGCTTAGCCATCGCGGTACCCCTGGTGATCGGACTGATTTTTCTCCTCCTGTACTTCACATTCGGCAATCTCCGCCAAGCGGCGCTGGTTGTGCTGGCAATTCCGTTTGCTATGAGTCGGTGGTCTCGCGGCGTTGCTGATCGGCGGACTCTATCTCTCGGTTCCGGCCTCCGTAGGATTCACGCTCTCTTTGGCGTAGCCGTTCTCAATGGCGTCGTGAAGATCTCGGACCTTAACGAGTTACGCCAAGAGGGTATGCCGCTCCATGAGGCGGCTCTTGGACTCATGCCGCTGCTTCTGGCCAGTGGGCTTGGCTCTGAAATCCAGCGTCCCTTAGCGACCGTCGTCATCGGCGGATTAATCTCGTCTACGGCGCTGACATTGTAGGATGGTGACGTGCTTCGATCGCCTCAGTGCGGACAGACGGAGTCTGCTTCCGCCTTGTTCAGATCGCATGCAGCGCGTTGAGCAAGGTGCTCTCCCGAATGGGTTTAGATAAGAACAGCACATCACTGTCGAGCATGAGGTCTTGATGCATGATCCCTGACATGCAGACAACGTGGATCTTCGGGTAGCGCAACTTCACCGTAGAGAGCAGTTCCAGGCCGGAGCCTGGCCCAGAAAGATTGATGTCGGTCAACAGGGCATCGGTTGTGCCGGCATGGGTGCGCAACCAGGCAAGCGCGCCGTTGACGGCAGCCTCGCGATGGCAGTTGTGGCCGATCTCTTCAATCATCCCGTTAATCGAATTGGCCACGTCCGGATCGTCCTCCACGAGGAGAATGTTCAGCCGTTTCCACGTGGAGGGTGGCCTGAGTTCGGTGGCGAGGATGCAGTCATCCGCCGCTTCAACGCGTGGGAAATACAGTCGGAAACAGGCACCTCGATTAATCGAGGTCTTCAACTCGATGTCGCCGCCGCTTTGCTTGAGGAAGCCGTAGACCATGGCTAACCCCATGCCAGACCCCTGTCCGGGCGACTTGGTGGTGAAAAACGGCTCGAACGCTCTCCGCGCGATGTCTGGTGTCATGCCGCCGCCGCTATCCTGGACTTCAAGCGCAACACCTTGGGGGGCCACATCGGTCGGTTCGGCCAGCCGCCAGCCAGTCTCCACTTGGGTCGCCGGTCTGGTTTTGATAGCCAACGTCCCACCGTCAGGCATGGCATCCCGCGCATTGACCACGAGGTTGAGAATCGCTGATTCGAATTGGGTTTTGTCGACACGAATGTGATCTGCGTTGCTCCGAAAATCAAACGAGAGGTGAATATTATCGCGGAGCGAGGTCCGGAGCAGCGCTTGCATGGCCTCCAGTGTTTTGTGCACGGACAGGACCGTGGGTCGCAGCATCTGCTTGCATCCATAGGACATCAGCTGCGACGTGAGGGCCGCCGCCTTGTCGATCACTTTGTCGATGGTCTTGATATGCGCGAGCGCGTCAGGGTTCTGAACCTTCCTCTGAGCCAAATAGCTCGCCCCGGTAATCACTGACAGAAAATTATTGAAGTCATGCGCGATCCCACTGACCAACTGGCTCATCGTTTCGTGCTTCTGCAGTGCGATCAGTTTTTCTTCGGCCGCGACCAACTCGGTCACATCGCTGCCCGACATGATCAGAAACTCCGGTTCGCCCGCGCTGTTGAAGATTGGTTGATAGGACACAACGATGCAACGGGCCTGGTCTTTCGCTAGAATGTTGAGCCGGTAACGCACACCGAGGACTCCATTGGCGGCCCGGCGAACACGGGGCAAAATAATAGGGTGCAGATATTCCGGCAGATATTCCTCTACCGTCAGCCCTCGCCAGGTGGGTTTGTCCGAATTCACCATGTTGACGTAGCATTGATTGGCATAGATGTACTTCAGGTTGAGGTCAAGAATTGCGACCATCGACGGGACCGCTTCCAGCACATTGGCGGCGACGCGGAGTGACTGGGGTTTCGTGAGATCCTCAATCGACAGCGGTGTGGCCCCTTGGAAGGGTGTGAAATAGTGGGGCGGCGAGCAGCGAAGAGTTTGCTCGGGGTCCGGATCAACAATATCAGCGAGTGAGTCGGATTCTGGATGAGAAGTCATGGTGTCCTCCCTGCGGCAACTCGTGAACCGCGATACCGGTAGGCCCAATTCACCCCAGCGGACGATCCGGTAAACTCTCGCCTCGTGTCGTCCGGAGACTCTATCTAAGCGTTTGTCACAGGCTCATTTTCTGACTAGGCTCACGCAGGGTCTGTTCAATAAGCTGTCTTCGTGAGCGTATGCTCAGCCGCTGCTTAGGCGAGACATTGTAATAGATAATATTATGCTAGCTCAACACAAACTTCATCGGCAGGCAGAGGACTTGTTCAATGGCAAATGACAATGGGGTTAGCATGAGTATTGACTTACAGCACTACTCACCCGCCGTTCAACCGGACGCACAAAACGGCAATGAGCCAGCCAACAATCTATAGTAGGGTCAGGTCTCGCAATCACATACTGACCGCTTCAACACTTGAATTCCACTTGCGGCAACCGCCGGCTCATCGTAACCAGGTGAACACCCTGATGAGCCGTGCCTGCCCATCTTTCCGCTGAGGCACAACATACAACGACGGTCGCCGAGACCATGTCTGTCGGCAGAGGATCTCGCGATTCACGCGGTGGATTAATCCAGGGAAGATGGTGGCACGATGAGAACGAGAGCACTACGAGGTGGAGACTGACGGGATATCCGCTATAGACAAAAACCTGTTGAGAGACTACGAACGGAGTTGAAAGCTGATCAACCTATTGAGAGGGTCAAGAGGAGCGGGAAAAGTCTGACCTGAGGTATTCGCCGAACGAGCAGCTATCGACTTGACCTTAACAACTGACACGCCGGCGTAAAGGAATAGGCGTCTCGCCTACACCGACTCGCCGAGTTCCAGGTCGTTCTTCCTGGCCACACTCAATGCCGAATGAGACTCGACCGGAACCTCGCCTTCCCAATAGAGCATCCGGCGGCAATAGGGACAGACTTGAAGATCCTCGGATCGCCGGACTTGCGCGATCAACTGCGGCGGGATTTGCAATCGACAGCCGGTACACATGCCGTCGCGCACGGCGGCAATCGCCCCATCTTTCCTGGACTGCTTAATTTGCGTGTAGCGCGCGAGCAAGCCCTGATCGACCTGCTTCGCCGCCTCGCGTTGTTGGGTTTCCAGTTGCGCCAGCTCCGTCGCGAGATCCTTGTCCGCCACATCGAGCACCTGTTTTTCTTTGGCAAACAGCGCCTGCGCGGCATTCACTTTTTCCTGCAACTCCTTGATCGTCCCCTGCAGCTGATCGACCTTGTCCATGGAGACCAAAATCTTTTCCTCGAACTCCCCGCGCTTTTTGTTCGCCAATTCAATCTCGAACAAATGCGCTTGATATTCCTTGTTGGTCTTCAAGTTGGCCGCGTGCGACTTCATTTTTTCGGTCTGCGATTCGTGGACCTCAAGATCTTTTTCGTGCGCACGACGCTCTTTCACCAGCGCATCGAGACCGGCCTTCGCATCGGCCAGCGACTGCGTATCTGCGCGAAGCGGCGCTTCCGCGACCGTCAACCGCTCGGGGATTTTTCGGCGCTGTTCAGTAATCTCCAGAATACGGAGATCCAATTTTTGCAGGGCAAGCAGGGGAGAAAGTTTCTGGCTCAACGGACTCCTTACAACAGCAGACTCTGGTGATGCGATTCTGAATACAACAGGCCTCGTCAGATGTGGTGGGCCCACTAGGACTTGAACCTAGGACCAGCTGATTATGAGTCAGCCGCTCTAACCACCTGAGCTATGGGCCCGATGGGGATGCCCCGGCGACTCGCCCACTCTCTACTTACCATTCACCCGACACAGGCCGGGTGATTTTAGGCCGCGCCTCCTATGGAGTCAAATGATCCATACCCCGCCATTTTTTAGACGCTTTCGACAAAGCTGCGCAGCTTCTTGCTCCGGCTCGGGTGCCGCAGCTTGCGCAAGGCTTTCGCCTCGATTTGCCGGATGCGCTCGCGCGTAACTTCAAAATCCTGCCCGACTTCTTCCAAGGTATGATCGGTGGCCTCGCCGATCCCGAACCGTTTCCGCAGCACTTTTTCTTCGCGCGGCGTCAACGTTTCCAGCGCGCTGTTGATCTGCCGCTGCAAGTCGTACCGGATCGCGGCTTCCAGCGGAGAGACCGCCTTCTTATCTTCGATGAAATCGCCCAAATGACTATCTTCTTCTTCGCCGATCGGCGTCTCCAAGGAAATCGGCTCGCGCGCGATCTTCAAAATCTTCCGGACTTTGTCGAGCGGTAAATCCATCCGCTCGGCAATTTCCTCCGGCAACGGCTCCCGGCCCAGCTTCTGCACGAGATGCCGCGAGGTCCGAATCAGCTTATTGATCGTTTCAATCATATGCACCGGAATGCGGATCGTCCGCGCTTGGTCCGCAATGGCTCGGGTGATCGCCTGCCTGATCCACCAGGTGGCATAGGTGCTGAACTTATAGCCGCGCTGATACTCGAACTTATCCACCGCCTTCATCAGCCCGATATTGCCTTCCTGAATCAGATCCAGGAACTGCAAGCCGCGATTCGTATACTTCTTGGCGATGCTCACCACGAGACGCAAGTTCGCCTCGACCAGCTCCGCCTTCCCGCGCTTGACCTTGTCCTCGGCGACATCGAGATGCTTGACGGCATCTTTGATTTCATCCGCCGGCACCAAGGCCTCTTCCATTTCCAGCTGCTTAATCCGCGCCTTCGCCGCCTGATAGATTTTCTTAATATCCGACAGCGTCTCCTCGGACACGCCGGCCTTTCGCCTGACCGCCAGGAAATCTGGCCTTGTTCTGCACATTTTTCGCAACTGCTCGGCGCCGGCTTCGCCGCCGATGCCGATGCGCCGCTGGCAACTGGCGACTTCCCGCTCGGACATGCGGAACTGCACGGCCAAATCGCGCACGCGCTGCACCATGCGATCCTTCAAGACGCCGTGCAAATTCACCGACTCGATCTTGTCCACGACCTGCTGACGGGCCGGATCGAACTGTTT
Proteins encoded in this region:
- a CDS encoding acetolactate synthase III, large subunit (Evidence 2a : Function from experimental evidences in other organisms; PubMedId 3891724, 6308579, 9298646; Product type e : enzyme; MaGe:77309065) translates to MKLNGSEIFIECLKREGVKTIFALPGGVVLKLFDMLHQQKDLEVILTRHEQGAGHMAEGYAKATGKAGVCLVTSGPGMTNVITALADAYMDSVPLVCFSGQVPTSLIGNDAFQEADNIGLSRPCTKYNFLVKDVADLAMTIKEAFYIATTGRPGPVLVDIPKDVSMATTEFVYPNSVSIRGYNPTYDGNKWQIKQAAEAIMKAKKPILYVGGGVVFSGASAELIELAELTQIPVDMTLMGLGAFPGEHQLSLGMLGMHGTYQANMAMHYSDLVIAIGARFDDRVTGKVSEFCPYAKVIHVDIDPTSIRKNIHVDIPIVGDCKTVLRELNQILRASVNGEQKELRKPWWTQIREWEAAHPLAYQQDAEGPIKPQYVVKRLYELTKDRDPIVATDVGQHQMWAAQYFKLAKPNRWLTSGGLGTMGFGFPAAMGAQAAFPGRLVLCIAGDGSIQMNMQEMATAVVNKLPVKIIILNNRFHGMVRQWQDLFYQGRYASSDLENTPDFVKLAEAYGAVGLRANKVGDLDAVLKEAIAVNGPVIVDVPTYRFENVYPMIPAGGCNHEMILEDPPELKDKQAGGKKVAPDGNDTVLTA
- a CDS encoding Peptidase (MaGe:77309067), which codes for MRHGMRIRRFTVAGVMLCVLLGIGGCETNPYTGRSQLLMTSVEEENQMGAQAYSQVKSDPKMKPSQDLREIEPVKRVAARIIEAAKRSKYGEMAQQFQWEVTVIKDDKTLNAFALPGGKIAVYTGIFSVAKTEAGLAAVMGHEVVHALARHGAERMSQGQLTNAALQVAGAAAGASGSNGLMSQAAMAALGAGAQVGVLLPFSRKHESEADYIGILLAADAGYDPRESVHLWERMAQHSGGGAQAEFLSTHPGHETRIAQLKKWMPEAMAIYETKPPVPAANLPVVGGS
- a CDS encoding Ribonuclease (MaGe:77309068), which gives rise to MASPPPSIERIGIDESGKGDYFGPLVIAAVFVDAVTQDELALMQVRDSKKISDGRILDMAPDIKRICPHSIVAIGPQKYNELYAKIKNLNRLLAWGHARALENLLDKVSSTRAIADQFGDERLILNALQAKGRTIVLEQRHKAESDMAVAAASILARAEFLTRLNRLSEEVGVTLPKGASATVELAARMVVKKHGQERLEQVAKMHFKTTQAVLARLA
- a CDS encoding hypothetical protein (Evidence 5 : Unknown function; MaGe:77309069) encodes the protein MARLAIAVPLVIGLIFLLLYFTFGNLRQAALVVLAIPFAMSRWSRGVADRRTLSLGSGLRRIHALFGVAVLNGVVKISDLNELRQEGMPLHEAALGLMPLLLASGLGSEIQRPLATVVIGGLISSTALTL
- a CDS encoding putative Histidine kinase (Evidence 3 : Putative function from multiple computational evidences; Product type e : enzyme; MaGe:77309070); the encoded protein is MTSHPESDSLADIVDPDPEQTLRCSPPHYFTPFQGATPLSIEDLTKPQSLRVAANVLEAVPSMVAILDLNLKYIYANQCYVNMVNSDKPTWRGLTVEEYLPEYLHPIILPRVRRAANGVLGVRYRLNILAKDQARCIVVSYQPIFNSAGEPEFLIMSGSDVTELVAAEEKLIALQKHETMSQLVSGIAHDFNNFLSVITGASYLAQRKVQNPDALAHIKTIDKVIDKAAALTSQLMSYGCKQMLRPTVLSVHKTLEAMQALLRTSLRDNIHLSFDFRSNADHIRVDKTQFESAILNLVVNARDAMPDGGTLAIKTRPATQVETGWRLAEPTDVAPQGVALEVQDSGGGMTPDIARRAFEPFFTTKSPGQGSGMGLAMVYGFLKQSGGDIELKTSINRGACFRLYFPRVEAADDCILATELRPPSTWKRLNILLVEDDPDVANSINGMIEEIGHNCHREAAVNGALAWLRTHAGTTDALLTDINLSGPGSGLELLSTVKLRYPKIHVVCMSGIMHQDLMLDSDVLFLSKPIRESTLLNALHAI
- a CDS encoding zf-RING7 domain-containing protein (MaGe:77309071); this translates as MSQKLSPLLALQKLDLRILEITEQRRKIPERLTVAEAPLRADTQSLADAKAGLDALVKERRAHEKDLEVHESQTEKMKSHAANLKTNKEYQAHLFEIELANKKRGEFEEKILVSMDKVDQLQGTIKELQEKVNAAQALFAKEKQVLDVADKDLATELAQLETQQREAAKQVDQGLLARYTQIKQSRKDGAIAAVRDGMCTGCRLQIPPQLIAQVRRSEDLQVCPYCRRMLYWEGEVPVESHSALSVARKNDLELGESV